A single Acinetobacter sp. WCHAc010034 DNA region contains:
- the aph(3'')-Ib gene encoding aminoglycoside O-phosphotransferase APH(3'')-Ib: MNRTNIFFGESHSDWLPVRGGESGDFVFRRGDGHAFAKIAPASRRGELAGERDRLIWLKGRGVACPEVINWQEEQEGACLVITAIPGVPAADLSGADLLKAWPSMGQQLGAVHSLSVDQCPFERRLSRMFGRAVDVVSRNAVNPDFLPDEDKSTPQLDLLARVERELPVRLDQERTDMVVCHGDPCMPNFMVDPKTLQCTGLIDLGRLGTADRYADLALMIANAEENWAAPDEAERAFAVLFNVLGIEAPDRERLAFYLRLDPLTWG; this comes from the coding sequence TTGAATCGAACTAATATTTTTTTTGGTGAATCGCATTCTGACTGGTTGCCTGTCAGAGGCGGAGAATCTGGTGATTTTGTTTTTCGACGTGGTGACGGGCATGCCTTCGCGAAAATCGCACCTGCTTCCCGCCGCGGTGAGCTCGCTGGAGAGCGTGACCGCCTCATTTGGCTCAAAGGTCGAGGTGTGGCTTGCCCCGAGGTCATCAACTGGCAGGAGGAACAGGAGGGTGCATGCTTGGTGATAACGGCAATTCCGGGAGTACCGGCGGCTGATCTGTCTGGAGCGGATTTGCTCAAAGCGTGGCCGTCAATGGGGCAGCAACTTGGCGCTGTTCACAGCCTATCGGTTGATCAATGTCCGTTTGAGCGCAGGCTGTCGCGAATGTTCGGACGCGCCGTTGATGTGGTGTCCCGCAATGCCGTCAATCCCGACTTCTTACCGGACGAGGACAAGAGTACGCCGCAGCTCGATCTTTTGGCTCGTGTCGAACGAGAGCTACCGGTGCGGCTCGACCAAGAGCGCACCGATATGGTTGTTTGCCATGGTGATCCCTGCATGCCGAACTTCATGGTGGACCCTAAAACTCTTCAATGCACGGGTCTGATCGACCTTGGGCGGCTCGGAACAGCAGATCGCTATGCCGATTTGGCACTCATGATTGCTAACGCCGAAGAGAACTGGGCAGCGCCAGATGAAGCAGAGCGCGCCTTCGCTGTCCTATTCAATGTATTGGGGATCGAAGCCCCCGACCGCGAACGCCTTGCCTTCTATCTGCGATTGGACCCTCTGACTTGGGGTTGA